A single genomic interval of Streptomyces sp. 1222.5 harbors:
- a CDS encoding SCO1664 family protein — translation MSAPERIPPRSVTDDGTAAADLLAHGELTVRGRIREASNAALFCTVAHDGVRASCIYKPVAGERPLWDFPDGTLAGREVAAYEVSEATGWGLVPPTVLRDGPYGEGMCQLWIDVHAEAELLALVDGEEPDPGWKAIGFAEVGEGRTALLVHADDERLRRLAVLDAVINNADRKGGHLLPTADGRLYGIDHGVTFNVDDKLRTLLWGWAGEPLTPEAADVLRGLRETLDGRLGQRLAGLLTAAEIDATRARVDALLTAGRHPEPSGEWPAIPWPPV, via the coding sequence ATGTCCGCGCCAGAACGGATACCGCCGCGGAGCGTGACGGACGACGGCACGGCCGCCGCCGACCTGCTCGCGCACGGTGAGCTGACCGTACGCGGCCGCATCCGCGAGGCGTCCAACGCGGCACTGTTCTGCACGGTCGCCCACGACGGCGTGCGGGCCTCCTGCATCTACAAGCCCGTGGCCGGGGAGCGCCCCCTGTGGGACTTCCCCGACGGCACCCTCGCAGGCCGGGAGGTGGCCGCCTACGAGGTCTCCGAGGCCACCGGCTGGGGCCTGGTACCGCCCACCGTCCTGCGCGACGGGCCGTACGGCGAGGGCATGTGCCAGCTCTGGATCGACGTCCACGCCGAGGCCGAGCTGCTCGCCCTGGTCGACGGCGAGGAACCGGATCCGGGCTGGAAGGCGATCGGCTTCGCCGAGGTCGGCGAGGGCCGCACCGCGCTGCTCGTGCACGCCGACGACGAGCGGCTGCGCCGGCTCGCCGTCCTCGACGCGGTGATCAACAACGCCGACCGCAAGGGCGGCCATCTGCTGCCCACCGCCGACGGCCGGCTCTACGGCATCGACCACGGCGTCACCTTCAACGTCGACGACAAGCTGCGGACGCTGCTGTGGGGATGGGCCGGGGAACCGCTGACCCCGGAGGCGGCCGACGTCCTGCGAGGGCTGCGGGAGACCCTGGACGGCCGGCTGGGACAGCGGCTGGCCGGACTCCTCACCGCCGCCGAGATCGACGCCACGCGCGCGCGTGTCGACGCGCTGCTCACCGCCGGCCGGCACCCCGAACCGAGCGGGGAGTGGCCGGCGATTCCATGGCCGCCGGTGTGA
- the mshC gene encoding cysteine--1-D-myo-inosityl 2-amino-2-deoxy-alpha-D-glucopyranoside ligase, giving the protein MHAWPASEVPALPGQGRDLRIHDTATGGLVTLDPGPVARIYVCGITPYDATHMGHAATYNAFDLVQRVWLDTKRQVHYVQNVTDVDDPLLERAERDGVDWVALAEKETALFREDMTALRMLPPQHYIGAVEAIPGIVPLVERLRELGAAYELEGDVYFSVESDPHFGQVSNLDAAAMRLLSAERGGDPDRPGKKNPVDPMLWMAAREGEPSWDGGSLGRGRPGWHIECVAIALDHLGMGFDVQGGGSDLAFPHHEMGASHAQVLTGEFPMAKAYVHAGMVALDGEKMSKSKGNLVFVSRLRRDGVDPAAIRLALLAHHYRADWEWTDQVLRDAVGRLGRWRAAVSRPDGPSADALVEEIREALVNDLDAPAALAAVDRWAARQEDEGGTDIGAPGLVSRAVDALLGVAL; this is encoded by the coding sequence ATGCATGCCTGGCCCGCTTCCGAGGTCCCCGCCCTGCCTGGTCAGGGCCGCGACCTGAGGATCCACGACACCGCGACCGGCGGCCTCGTCACCCTCGACCCCGGTCCCGTCGCCCGCATCTACGTGTGCGGCATCACGCCGTACGACGCGACCCACATGGGTCATGCGGCGACCTACAACGCGTTCGACCTCGTCCAGCGCGTGTGGCTCGACACCAAGCGGCAGGTCCACTACGTCCAGAACGTGACCGACGTCGACGATCCGCTGCTGGAACGCGCGGAGCGGGACGGCGTCGACTGGGTCGCCCTCGCCGAGAAGGAGACGGCCCTCTTCCGCGAGGACATGACCGCCCTGCGAATGCTCCCGCCCCAGCACTACATAGGCGCCGTCGAGGCGATACCCGGCATCGTCCCGCTGGTGGAGAGGCTGCGCGAACTCGGCGCCGCCTACGAGCTGGAGGGCGACGTCTACTTCTCCGTCGAGTCCGACCCGCACTTCGGCCAGGTCTCGAACCTCGACGCGGCCGCCATGCGGCTGCTGTCCGCCGAGCGCGGCGGCGACCCGGACCGCCCGGGCAAGAAGAACCCCGTCGACCCGATGCTGTGGATGGCGGCCCGCGAGGGCGAGCCCAGCTGGGACGGCGGCTCGCTCGGCCGGGGCCGGCCCGGCTGGCACATCGAGTGCGTGGCCATCGCCCTCGACCACCTCGGGATGGGCTTCGACGTCCAGGGCGGCGGTTCCGACCTGGCGTTCCCGCACCACGAGATGGGCGCCTCGCACGCCCAGGTGCTCACCGGCGAGTTCCCGATGGCCAAGGCGTACGTCCACGCCGGCATGGTCGCCCTGGACGGCGAGAAGATGTCGAAGTCCAAGGGGAACCTGGTCTTCGTCTCCCGGCTGCGCCGCGACGGCGTCGACCCCGCCGCCATCCGTCTGGCGCTGCTCGCCCACCACTACCGCGCCGACTGGGAGTGGACCGACCAGGTGCTGCGGGACGCCGTCGGCCGTCTCGGCCGCTGGCGCGCGGCGGTCTCCCGGCCCGACGGACCGTCCGCCGACGCCCTCGTGGAGGAGATCCGCGAGGCCCTGGTGAACGACCTGGACGCGCCCGCGGCCCTCGCCGCGGTCGACCGCTGGGCGGCCCGCCAGGAAGACGAGGGCGGTACCGACATCGGGGCGCCGGGCCTGGTGAGCCGGGCGGTGGACGCACTGCTGGGCGTGGCCCTGTGA
- a CDS encoding PAC2 family protein translates to MIELEGVPELIDPVMVAAFEGWNDAGDAASTAVAHLEREWKGEVFAALDAEDYYDFQVNRPTVFMEDGVRKITWPTTRLSVVRVGGDKPRDLVLVRGIEPSMRWRSFCNELLGFAHELGVELVVVLGALLGDTPHTRPVPVSGVTSDADLARRMDLEETKYEGPTGIVGVLQEACAHAGVPAVSLWAAVPHYVSQPPNPKATLALLNRLEDLLDLRIPQGELPEDARAWQVGVDQLAAEDSEVAEYVQTLEEARDTAELPEASGEAIAREFERYLRRRDAGPPGGHATAEGGEGGSYLRDNPGGRPRPPKPDTSGGSGGAAGSGPKGEDEDGPED, encoded by the coding sequence GTGATCGAGCTGGAGGGGGTTCCCGAGCTGATCGACCCAGTCATGGTGGCCGCGTTCGAGGGCTGGAACGATGCCGGCGACGCCGCCTCCACGGCGGTCGCGCATCTGGAACGCGAGTGGAAGGGCGAGGTGTTCGCGGCCCTGGACGCCGAGGACTACTACGACTTCCAGGTGAACCGCCCCACGGTGTTCATGGAAGACGGTGTGCGCAAGATCACCTGGCCCACGACGAGGCTGTCGGTGGTCCGTGTCGGCGGCGACAAGCCGCGCGATCTGGTGCTGGTCCGCGGCATCGAGCCGTCCATGCGCTGGCGCTCGTTCTGCAACGAGCTCCTCGGCTTCGCGCACGAGCTGGGCGTGGAACTGGTGGTCGTCCTGGGCGCTCTGCTCGGGGACACCCCGCACACGCGTCCGGTGCCGGTCAGCGGGGTCACGTCCGATGCGGACCTGGCCCGCCGGATGGACCTGGAGGAGACCAAGTACGAAGGCCCGACGGGCATCGTCGGCGTCCTCCAGGAGGCGTGCGCGCACGCCGGGGTGCCGGCGGTGTCGCTGTGGGCGGCCGTCCCGCACTACGTCTCCCAGCCGCCGAACCCGAAGGCCACCCTGGCACTGCTCAACCGTCTGGAGGACCTGCTGGACCTGCGCATCCCGCAGGGCGAGCTGCCCGAGGACGCGCGCGCCTGGCAGGTGGGCGTGGACCAGCTGGCCGCCGAGGACAGCGAGGTCGCCGAGTACGTGCAGACGCTGGAGGAGGCCCGGGACACGGCCGAGCTGCCGGAGGCGTCGGGCGAGGCGATCGCCCGCGAGTTCGAGCGGTACCTGCGGCGCCGGGACGCCGGTCCGCCGGGCGGCCACGCGACGGCGGAGGGCGGCGAGGGCGGCTCGTACCTGCGGGACAACCCGGGCGGCAGGCCCCGCCCGCCGAAGCCGGACACCTCCGGCGGTTCCGGCGGTGCGGCCGGGAGCGGCCCGAAGGGCGAGGACGAGGACGGCCCGGAGGACTGA
- a CDS encoding phospholipase produces MHRRLATGLAASAMALLTVTATAGSATAAPADKPQVLAAWTQTSASSYNTWAAARANQSAWAAYQFDWSTDYCSSSPDNPFGFPFSLSCARHDFGYRNYKAAGTFSANKARLDSALYEDLKRVCNGYSGATKTTCNGTAWTYYQAVKAFG; encoded by the coding sequence ATGCACCGCAGACTCGCCACCGGCCTCGCCGCCTCGGCCATGGCCCTGCTCACCGTCACCGCGACCGCCGGCTCGGCCACCGCGGCTCCCGCCGACAAGCCCCAGGTGCTCGCCGCCTGGACGCAGACCAGCGCGTCCAGCTACAACACGTGGGCCGCGGCCCGGGCGAACCAGTCGGCCTGGGCCGCCTACCAGTTCGACTGGTCCACCGACTACTGCAGCTCCTCCCCGGACAACCCCTTCGGCTTCCCCTTCTCGCTCTCCTGCGCCCGCCACGACTTCGGCTACCGCAACTACAAGGCGGCCGGCACCTTCAGCGCCAACAAGGCGCGCCTGGACAGCGCCCTGTACGAGGACCTCAAGCGGGTGTGCAACGGCTACTCCGGCGCCACGAAGACCACCTGCAACGGCACGGCGTGGACGTACTACCAGGCCGTCAAGGCGTTCGGCTGA
- the mtnB gene encoding methylthioribulose 1-phosphate dehydratase, with protein sequence MSAGGGARDLARAGAVLAAESARFASFGWMRGTSGNLSVVLSRDPLRLAVTASGRDKGELTSADVVLVDERGAAVQGGRPSAEAALHARVAASTGAGAVVHVHTVASVAMGRRRPGGIVLRDLEMLKGIGQPAHGVAVTLPVIANSQDMRELGDRLEAARDPRMPAVVVAGHGLYVWGVDPRQARHHTEVVEWLLELELTGR encoded by the coding sequence GTGAGCGCGGGCGGCGGTGCGCGGGACCTGGCTCGAGCGGGGGCGGTGCTGGCCGCCGAGTCCGCCCGTTTCGCCTCGTTCGGTTGGATGCGGGGGACGTCGGGGAACCTGTCCGTGGTGCTCTCCCGTGATCCGCTGCGGCTCGCGGTGACCGCGAGCGGCCGCGACAAGGGGGAGCTGACCTCCGCCGACGTGGTGCTGGTGGACGAGCGGGGCGCGGCCGTGCAGGGGGGCCGGCCGTCGGCGGAGGCCGCACTGCACGCGCGGGTGGCCGCGTCGACCGGCGCGGGTGCGGTGGTGCACGTTCATACGGTGGCGTCGGTGGCGATGGGCCGCCGGAGGCCCGGCGGGATCGTCCTGCGGGACCTGGAGATGCTCAAGGGGATCGGGCAGCCCGCGCACGGGGTCGCGGTGACGCTGCCGGTCATCGCCAACAGCCAGGACATGAGGGAGCTGGGCGACCGGCTGGAGGCGGCCCGGGACCCCCGCATGCCCGCCGTGGTGGTCGCCGGGCACGGGCTGTACGTGTGGGGCGTGGATCCGCGGCAGGCCCGGCACCACACCGAAGTCGTGGAGTGGCTGCTGGAGTTGGAGCTGACAGGACGGTGA
- the mtnC gene encoding acireductone synthase has translation MSLRLGADAVVLDVEGTTSATRFVVDVLYPYSRARFTALLTERAGEPEVARAVARVREVTGEPDADAVRVEKTLNAWLDEDRKETALKTLQGLVWREGFARGDLVPHFYDDVVPALRDWHAAGIRLYVYSSGSVVAQRAWFSSAPGGDLLPLLSGLYDTENAGPKQEPGSYRRIASATGVAPRRLLFLSDRAGELDAARAAGWRTVGVRRPGEPYFARGVGDHAEAGTFDGITVVRSGG, from the coding sequence GTGAGCCTGCGCCTGGGGGCGGACGCCGTGGTGCTCGACGTCGAGGGCACGACGAGCGCCACGCGGTTCGTCGTGGACGTGTTGTACCCGTACTCGCGCGCCCGGTTCACCGCGCTGCTCACCGAGCGGGCCGGGGAGCCCGAAGTGGCGCGGGCGGTGGCGCGGGTGCGGGAGGTGACGGGGGAACCGGACGCCGACGCGGTCCGGGTGGAGAAGACGCTGAACGCCTGGCTGGACGAGGACCGCAAGGAGACCGCCCTGAAGACCCTTCAGGGGCTCGTCTGGCGCGAGGGGTTCGCCCGGGGCGATCTGGTCCCGCACTTCTACGACGACGTGGTCCCGGCGCTGCGCGACTGGCACGCGGCGGGAATCCGGCTGTACGTCTACTCGTCCGGGTCGGTGGTGGCGCAGCGGGCCTGGTTCTCCTCGGCACCGGGCGGTGATCTGCTGCCGCTGCTCTCCGGTCTGTACGACACCGAGAACGCGGGACCGAAGCAGGAGCCGGGGTCGTACCGCCGTATCGCGTCGGCGACGGGTGTCGCGCCGCGCCGGCTGCTGTTCCTCTCGGACCGTGCGGGCGAGCTGGACGCGGCGCGGGCGGCGGGGTGGCGGACCGTGGGGGTCCGGCGGCCCGGGGAGCCGTACTTCGCGCGGGGTGTCGGCGACCACGCGGAGGCGGGGACGTTCGACGGGATCACCGTGGTGCGGAGTGGCGGGTGA
- a CDS encoding acireductone dioxygenase: MTLLTTWPESGPKTVVRRTSDPAEIAAALGPLGVRYEQWPVRADVPADAGGEAVFAAYGPEIDRLSAEEGFTTVDVLGLHPGDDPEYPVRAKAAREKFLQEHTHDDDDEVRFFVSGSGVFYLHVDGEVHAVLCERGDLLGVPRGTTHWFDMGTRPSFTAIRFFHQEDGWIGNFTGSAIASLFPDHDTLTAGYQRDGAAG, translated from the coding sequence ATGACCCTGTTGACGACCTGGCCCGAGTCCGGCCCCAAAACCGTGGTCCGCCGCACCTCGGACCCCGCCGAGATCGCGGCCGCCCTGGGGCCCCTCGGGGTGCGCTACGAGCAGTGGCCGGTCCGCGCGGACGTGCCCGCCGACGCCGGCGGCGAGGCGGTGTTCGCCGCGTACGGGCCGGAGATCGACCGGCTGAGCGCGGAGGAGGGCTTCACCACCGTCGACGTGCTCGGCCTGCACCCCGGCGACGACCCGGAGTACCCGGTGCGGGCGAAGGCCGCCCGCGAGAAGTTCCTCCAGGAGCACACGCACGACGACGATGACGAGGTCCGCTTCTTCGTCTCCGGCTCGGGCGTCTTCTACCTGCACGTGGACGGCGAGGTGCACGCGGTCCTGTGCGAGCGGGGCGATCTGCTCGGCGTGCCGCGCGGGACCACGCACTGGTTCGACATGGGCACGCGGCCGTCGTTCACCGCGATCCGCTTCTTCCACCAGGAGGACGGCTGGATCGGCAACTTCACCGGCTCCGCCATCGCCTCCCTGTTCCCGGACCACGACACGCTGACCGCCGGGTACCAGCGGGACGGGGCCGCCGGGTGA
- a CDS encoding glycerol-3-phosphate dehydrogenase/oxidase: MTSQSTLKSVPALGTHPASGSNPSRAETREQLSKASYDLLVIGGGILGISTAWHAAQSGLRVALVDAGDFAGATSSASSKLLHGGLRYLQTGAVKLVAENHFERRAVSRQVAPHLANPLTFYLPVYKGGPHGAAKLGAGVFAYSALSAFGDGVGHLLSPAKAAQEVPELRTENLKAVAVYGDDQMNDARMALMTVRAAVEAGAVVLNHAEVTGLRFTKGRVTGADLKDRTSGDEFGVNARLVLNATGPWVDHLRRMEDPNAAPSIRLSKGAHLVLKRTSPWKAALATPIDKYRITFALPWEDMLLLGTTDEEFEGDPADVSVTEKDIAQILDEAAFSVRDQQLQRDLITYAFAGLRVLPGGPGDTAKAKRETVVTEGRSGMLSVAGGKWTTFRHIGRTVMQKLEELPGHPLGDDFEPISSLPKRLPLPGVANPRAVAHRLLVDHPAPGPRMAADTAKHLATHYGSLAFDIARLANEQPELAERVHPEAPEIWAQVVWARDHEWAETADDVLRRRTTLTIRGLATDEVRDKVQGLLDKK; encoded by the coding sequence ATGACCAGTCAGTCCACCCTGAAGTCCGTGCCTGCCCTGGGGACGCACCCCGCCTCCGGCTCGAACCCGAGCCGGGCCGAGACCAGGGAGCAGCTCTCCAAGGCGTCGTACGACCTTCTTGTGATCGGCGGCGGCATCCTGGGCATCTCCACCGCCTGGCACGCCGCGCAGTCCGGGCTCAGGGTGGCGCTGGTCGACGCCGGCGACTTCGCCGGTGCCACCTCCTCCGCCTCCTCCAAGCTGCTCCACGGCGGTCTGCGCTACCTGCAGACCGGCGCGGTGAAGCTGGTGGCGGAGAACCACTTCGAGCGCCGTGCGGTCTCCCGTCAGGTGGCCCCCCACCTGGCGAACCCGCTCACCTTCTACCTCCCCGTGTACAAGGGGGGTCCGCACGGCGCGGCGAAGCTCGGCGCGGGCGTCTTCGCCTACTCCGCGCTCTCCGCCTTCGGTGACGGCGTGGGCCACCTGCTCTCCCCCGCCAAGGCGGCGCAGGAGGTGCCCGAGCTGCGCACCGAGAACCTCAAGGCCGTGGCCGTGTACGGCGACGACCAGATGAACGACGCGCGCATGGCGCTGATGACGGTCCGCGCGGCCGTCGAGGCGGGCGCGGTCGTCCTCAACCACGCCGAGGTCACCGGGCTGCGTTTCACCAAGGGCCGGGTCACTGGTGCCGACCTCAAGGACCGGACCTCCGGCGACGAGTTCGGTGTCAACGCCCGTCTGGTGCTGAACGCCACCGGCCCGTGGGTCGACCACCTGCGCCGGATGGAGGACCCGAACGCGGCGCCGTCCATCCGCCTGTCCAAGGGCGCGCACCTGGTCCTCAAGCGCACCTCCCCGTGGAAGGCGGCGCTGGCCACCCCGATCGACAAGTACCGCATCACCTTCGCCCTCCCGTGGGAGGACATGCTGCTGCTCGGCACGACCGACGAGGAGTTCGAGGGCGACCCGGCGGACGTGTCCGTCACCGAGAAGGACATAGCCCAGATCCTGGACGAGGCCGCGTTCTCCGTCCGGGACCAGCAGCTCCAGCGTGACCTGATCACCTACGCCTTCGCCGGTCTGCGCGTGCTGCCGGGCGGCCCCGGCGACACGGCCAAGGCCAAGCGCGAGACGGTCGTCACCGAGGGCAGGAGCGGCATGCTGTCCGTCGCGGGCGGCAAGTGGACCACCTTCCGGCACATCGGCCGCACGGTGATGCAGAAGCTGGAGGAACTGCCGGGCCACCCGCTCGGCGACGACTTCGAGCCGATCTCCTCGCTGCCGAAGAGGCTGCCGCTGCCGGGTGTGGCCAACCCGCGCGCGGTCGCCCACCGTCTGCTGGTGGACCACCCGGCGCCGGGTCCGCGGATGGCCGCCGACACGGCCAAGCACCTGGCCACCCACTACGGTTCCCTGGCCTTCGACATCGCCCGGCTGGCCAACGAGCAGCCGGAGCTGGCCGAGCGCGTCCACCCGGAGGCTCCGGAGATCTGGGCGCAGGTCGTGTGGGCCCGCGACCACGAGTGGGCCGAGACGGCGGACGACGTCCTGCGTCGCCGTACGACCCTGACGATCCGCGGCCTGGCCACGGACGAGGTCCGTGACAAGGTGCAGGGCCTGCTCGACAAGAAGTAG
- the glpK gene encoding glycerol kinase GlpK, which yields MTDAHTAGPFIAAIDQGTTSSRCIVFDKDGRIVSVDQKEHEQIFPKPGWVEHNANEIWTNVQEVVAGAIQKAGITRDDIKAIGITNQRETTVLWDKNTGEPVHNAIVWQDTRTDGLCRELGRNVGQDRFRRETGLPLASYFSGPKARWLLDHVDGLQERAEAGDILFGTMDSWVIWNLTGGVDGGRHVTDVTNASRTLLMNLHTMQWDPKIAESIGVPLQILPEIRSSAEVYGEVTGGKLGELLGGIPVASALGDQQAALFGQCCYSEGETKSTYGTGTFMVMNTGDKIINSYAGLLTTVGYKIGDQPTVYALEGSIAVTGSLVQWMRDQMGLISTAAEIETLALSVEDNGGAYFVPAFSGLFAPHWRSDARGVIAGLTRYVTKAHLARAVLEATAWQTREIADAMVKDSGDELVALKVDGGMTSNNLLMQTLADVLDAPVVRPMVAETTCLGAAYAAGLAVGFWSSTDELRANWRRAAEWTPQMDADIRDREYKNWLKAVDRTMGWIEDED from the coding sequence GTGACCGACGCCCACACCGCAGGCCCGTTCATCGCGGCCATCGACCAGGGCACGACCTCCTCGCGCTGCATCGTCTTCGACAAGGACGGCCGGATCGTCTCCGTCGACCAGAAGGAGCACGAGCAGATCTTCCCGAAGCCGGGATGGGTCGAGCACAACGCCAACGAGATCTGGACCAACGTCCAGGAGGTCGTCGCCGGGGCCATCCAGAAGGCCGGCATCACCCGCGACGACATCAAGGCCATCGGCATCACCAACCAGCGCGAGACCACCGTGCTGTGGGACAAGAACACCGGTGAGCCCGTCCACAACGCCATCGTCTGGCAGGACACCCGCACCGACGGCCTCTGCCGGGAGCTGGGCCGCAACGTCGGCCAGGACCGCTTCCGCCGCGAGACCGGCCTGCCGCTGGCCTCGTACTTCTCCGGGCCGAAGGCCCGCTGGCTGCTCGACCACGTCGACGGCCTCCAGGAGCGCGCCGAGGCGGGCGACATCCTCTTCGGCACCATGGACAGCTGGGTCATCTGGAACCTGACCGGCGGTGTCGACGGCGGCCGGCACGTCACCGACGTCACCAACGCCTCGCGCACCCTGCTGATGAACCTGCACACCATGCAGTGGGACCCGAAGATCGCCGAGTCCATCGGCGTGCCGCTGCAGATCCTGCCCGAGATCCGCTCCTCGGCCGAGGTCTACGGCGAGGTCACCGGCGGCAAGCTCGGCGAGCTGCTCGGCGGCATCCCGGTCGCCTCCGCGCTCGGCGACCAGCAGGCGGCCCTGTTCGGCCAGTGCTGCTACTCCGAGGGCGAGACCAAGTCGACCTACGGCACCGGCACCTTCATGGTGATGAACACCGGTGACAAGATCATCAACTCCTACGCCGGTCTGCTGACCACGGTCGGTTACAAGATCGGCGACCAGCCGACGGTGTACGCCCTGGAGGGCTCCATCGCCGTCACGGGCTCCCTGGTGCAGTGGATGCGCGACCAGATGGGCCTGATCTCCACCGCCGCCGAGATCGAGACGCTCGCGCTCTCGGTCGAGGACAACGGCGGCGCCTACTTCGTGCCGGCCTTCTCCGGTCTGTTCGCCCCGCACTGGCGCTCCGACGCCCGCGGTGTGATCGCCGGTCTGACCCGGTACGTGACCAAGGCACACCTCGCGCGTGCCGTGCTGGAGGCCACCGCCTGGCAGACGCGGGAGATCGCGGACGCCATGGTGAAGGACTCCGGCGACGAGCTGGTGGCCCTGAAGGTCGACGGCGGCATGACCTCCAACAACCTGCTGATGCAGACCCTCGCCGACGTCCTGGACGCACCCGTGGTGCGCCCGATGGTCGCCGAGACCACCTGCCTCGGCGCCGCCTACGCCGCCGGCCTGGCCGTCGGCTTCTGGTCCAGCACCGACGAACTGCGCGCCAACTGGCGCCGGGCCGCCGAATGGACCCCCCAGATGGACGCGGACATCCGCGACCGTGAGTACAAGAACTGGCTCAAGGCCGTCGACCGGACCATGGGCTGGATCGAGGACGAGGACTGA
- a CDS encoding MIP/aquaporin family protein, with amino-acid sequence MSSSDIFIGETIGTAILILLGGGVCAAVTLKASKARNAGWLAITFGWGFAVLTAVYISGPLSGAHLNPAVTVALAIKDGEWSNVPTYFAGQLLGAMIGATLVWLAYYGQFHAHLTDKEIVGGPGAQATAAKAVEAQEKGAGPVLGVFSTGPEIRNAVQNLATEIIGTVVLILAVLTQGLNDKGNGLGVLGGLVTALVVVSIGLSLGGPTGYAINPARDLGPRIVHALLPLPNKGGSDWSYAWIPVVGPLIGGAIGAGIYNVAFA; translated from the coding sequence GTGTCCAGCTCCGACATCTTCATCGGCGAGACCATCGGTACCGCCATACTCATCCTGCTCGGCGGCGGCGTCTGCGCCGCCGTGACGCTGAAGGCCTCCAAGGCCCGTAACGCCGGCTGGCTCGCCATCACCTTCGGGTGGGGCTTCGCCGTACTGACGGCCGTGTACATCTCCGGGCCCCTCTCCGGCGCCCATCTCAACCCGGCCGTGACCGTCGCCCTGGCGATCAAGGACGGCGAATGGAGCAACGTTCCGACCTACTTCGCCGGCCAGCTGCTCGGCGCGATGATCGGCGCGACTCTGGTGTGGCTCGCCTACTACGGTCAGTTCCACGCGCACCTCACCGACAAGGAGATCGTCGGCGGTCCGGGCGCCCAGGCCACCGCGGCCAAGGCCGTCGAGGCCCAGGAGAAGGGCGCGGGCCCGGTCCTCGGCGTCTTCTCCACCGGCCCGGAGATCCGCAACGCGGTGCAGAACCTCGCCACGGAGATCATCGGCACGGTCGTGCTGATCCTCGCGGTCCTCACCCAGGGCCTGAACGACAAGGGCAACGGTCTCGGCGTCCTCGGCGGTCTGGTCACCGCGCTCGTGGTGGTCTCGATCGGTCTCTCCCTCGGCGGCCCGACGGGCTACGCGATCAACCCGGCCCGTGACCTCGGTCCGCGCATCGTGCACGCCCTGCTGCCCCTGCCCAACAAGGGCGGTTCCGACTGGAGCTACGCCTGGATCCCGGTGGTCGGCCCGCTGATCGGCGGCGCCATCGGTGCAGGCATCTACAACGTCGCATTCGCTTAA
- a CDS encoding IclR family transcriptional regulator, whose translation MARNIQSLERAAAMLRLLAGGERRLGLSDIASSLGLAKGTAHGILRTLQQEGFVEQDDASGRYQLGAELLRLGTTYLDVHELRARALVWTDDLARSSGESVYLGVLHQQGVLIVHHVFRPDDSRQVLEIGAMQPLHSTALGKVLSAYDPVAHSEALEADRKPFTDRTVCDAGDFEHLLDLTRARGYAADVEETYEGVASVAAPIHNRRRMPVGAVGITGAVERLCREGELRPELIAAVRDCARAVSRDLGAGRF comes from the coding sequence ATGGCACGGAACATCCAGTCGCTCGAACGGGCGGCCGCGATGCTGCGGCTACTGGCGGGCGGCGAGCGGCGCCTCGGCCTGTCGGACATCGCCTCGTCGCTGGGCCTCGCCAAGGGGACCGCCCACGGCATCCTGCGCACCCTCCAGCAGGAGGGGTTCGTGGAGCAGGACGACGCCTCGGGGCGCTACCAGCTGGGCGCGGAGCTGCTGCGTCTCGGCACCACCTATCTCGACGTGCACGAGCTGCGGGCGCGGGCGCTGGTGTGGACCGACGACCTGGCCCGCTCCAGCGGGGAGAGCGTGTACCTGGGCGTCCTTCACCAGCAGGGCGTGCTGATCGTGCACCACGTCTTCCGGCCGGACGACAGCCGGCAGGTGCTGGAGATCGGGGCGATGCAGCCCCTGCACTCCACGGCGCTGGGCAAGGTGCTGTCGGCGTACGACCCGGTGGCGCACAGCGAGGCGCTGGAGGCCGACCGCAAGCCCTTCACGGATCGCACTGTGTGCGACGCGGGCGACTTCGAGCATCTGCTCGACCTGACGCGCGCGCGTGGGTACGCGGCCGACGTGGAGGAGACCTACGAGGGGGTGGCGTCCGTCGCGGCGCCCATCCACAACCGGCGGCGCATGCCCGTGGGCGCGGTCGGCATCACCGGCGCCGTGGAGCGGCTGTGCCGGGAGGGCGAGTTGCGCCCCGAACTGATCGCCGCGGTGCGCGACTGCGCCCGGGCCGTCTCCAGGGACCTGGGCGCGGGCCGTTTCTGA